ACGTGGATTCGGTTTAGTGATCCCCACTTTTGATCTGGTTATCATAGGATGTTGTGATTGAGAGACTGAAGCTTTGTGAGTTGGAGCTTGTGTTGTGGGGAGAACTGTCTGATCCGAGCCAGACAGATAGTTAGTTTCATCTGTTTGTTGAGAGTCCAAACCATTTCCTTCCTCAGTAGCTTGCGTAGAAGGTAAACACAATTGGCTTTCCAGGTCGTTCTCCAGACAGGTAGGAGGAAGAGTACCAAATTGTACTGATGTTCTGTTTCCAAGACTTGTCACTGAAGTCTCAGGAACAGTGATGACAGGAGAAGCACTTGCGCTAGGTATGTTCGGAATTGGAGTGACTCTTAAGTAAGAATCTGATGTAATCTGATGAGGAGTCGAAGATCTCTGAAAACCATCTGAAACTGACGTCTCTGGAGTTATTTTGGGAGACATGAAGCTTTGTAGCCAGGCTGACATCAGAGGAGTAGGATGTTGTTGTTGTATATGAATGTAAGTAGAAGCGAATGGGAACTTCTGTTCATCAAACAGAACATGTCTATTGATGTAAACCCTCCCAGTTGGAGGATGAAGACATCTATATCCATTATACTTTTCGTTGTATCCCATAAACACATTGTAGAGATTTGGGATCAAGCTTATTTGACGCATAAGGACGCAGTGAAGGGTAACATGCACTGCCAAAGGTTCTAAGTGCTGAATACTCTGGTCTTTTATCAAACAAAATCTCGTAGGGACTTTTGTTGTCAGCGAGTGTTGAGAAAGGCAATAGATTTTCCAGGAAACATGAAGTGAAAAACGCTTCCACCCAAAATCTTTGAGGAACTTTCCCTTCAAACAGCATGGACAATCCAAGTTCAGTGATGTGTCTGTGTTTTCTTTCCGCAATGCCGTTTTGTTGGGGCGTATGAGGACATGAGACTAGTTGCTTGATCCCGTGAGAAGAGAGGTGAGCTACGAAGCTGTTGCTGACAAATTCACCACCTCCGTCACATTGGAACATTACAATCTTCTTATCTAACTGTTTCTCAACTAAGGTTTGCCAGATTTTGAAGATTTGGAGAAAATCAGACTTCTGTCTCATAGGATAAAACCAACTGTATCTTGAGAAATTGTCTATGAAGATAACATAATATTTGAAACCTTGGACAGAGGTGACAGGAGAGGGACCCCAGAGATCACAATGAACTCTCTCTAGAGGTCTACTAGACACAAACAAAGAACTAGAAAAAGGTAGTTTAGAGCTTTTCCCAAGTTGACATGAGTCACAGATCTTGGACATGCTTTTATTGACACTGATAGCCTGAAGACGAGACAGAGTTTGAAGAACCTCAGCACTTGGATGACCCAATCTTCTGTGCTACACTTCAGAGCTTACTGTCACTTGCCTCACTGTGTAGAAAGCTGTGAAGGTTGAGTTGTCCAGTACATATAGATCTTTAAGTCTGCTTCCTTGAGTCAGGATTTGCTTGGTGAGCTTGTCCTTAACATACACACCATCACAATCAAAGGTGAACTCACAAGGAAAGTCAACAGGAAGCTTGGACACTGAGAGTAAAGACTTGGCAATGTTTGGACATACTAGAACATCTTTGAGGGTGATAATACCTGAAGAGGTTTGCAGAGGAACAGAACCAACGTGTGTGATGGGAAGAAAGTTCCCATCAGCCACCATCACCGAGTCATTACCATGATAAAGTTGTGTAGTCTGAAGATTTTGGTGAGAGTTTGTGACATGCACAGATGCAGCAGTGTCTGGATACCATTCTGTCCCATTGTAGGCTTGTTGGCTTGCTTCAGAGGGGTCTTTTGAGACATGTAATGCTGCCATGGCTGAGGGTAGATCAGTACTCTGGTATGATATATCAAAGCGTTTGTAGCACTTCAAAGCGTTGTGTCCAAAGCGACCACAAATTTGACAGGTTGGTCGACTCGAGGCATCACTCTGATGATTATTGCCAGAGGCTGAGCTTTGTTGATAGAACCCACGACCCCTTGTAGAATATCCTCTACCTCTGCTAGAGTTAAACCTTCTGTTGTTGCCCCCTCGACCTCTGTACTGAGTGAAGTGAGGAAGTTGTTGAGAATAGTTTGTGTTTAGAGGATAGGCTTGATCAGGAGCAGAGACATGAAACGCCAGATGAGGAGATACTGAGGTCTGAGAACCTTCATAGGACTTGATTCTGTCTTCATAACCAGTAAGGTGTGGTACTATGTCTTCAAAAGTAGGAGCTAGAGGAGAATCCATAGCACCCACTACACTGGTCTTTATGGGTTCATATTCTTGACCGAGACCTTGTAAAGCAGAAAGTGAAAGAGCAACAAGATCAAAGAGATCGCCTAAAACCCTAGATCTAGCCGCTTGGTCTGTCCAATGGTCCCTCCAGCGCCTTCGTGTATTTCGGCCATAACCCCGACCGTTTCTTCACCATGGATACATTTGAGGAGTACTTTACTCGCAGTCCATCGATGGAGTTCGTTGTCTAGGATAACATAATGGGCACTGGGTGTTTTTAGTCGGCGGGCTGCCCATTTCTCGGTTGGAAGTTCCCCCTTTGAGAGATAGTCGATGAACTCAGTTCGCCAGTCGGGGCCGAATTCATCGGTAACGAGCGTGTCGGCTTCGGTGACTGGGGAATGACAATGGTTTGGTCGATCGAGATATCGATGCTCGGCTTCTCAATGCGGTGTATTGGAATGGTTCGTTTAACTTGGTCCCGAAGCTTGCTTCCAAGGGCTGCATGGGCGTCGGCGCAGACGTTTTCTCCACTGGGAACTTTGACGAGTTCGAAGAATTCAAACTCTGCAGCTAAGCCATGTACTATCTTGAGGTAGGCGTCCATCCGATCGTTGCGGGCGTCGTAATCGCCATTAAACTGACTGGCGACTAACTGTGAGTCGCAGTAGGCGCTTAGGCGTTTGGCCTTGACAGCTTTTGCTAAGCGGAGACCAGCGATCAAAGATTCGTATTCTGCTTCGTTGTTCGAGGCTGGAAAGCTGAAGCTAAAAGACTGTCTGATCAGTTCACCGGTCGGGGATTGTAGTTGAACTCCGGCACCTGCGCCCCTGTTAGTCGAAGATCCGTAGACATGCAGTGTCCAGTTTGGGTCTGGGGCCAATTCGATTAAGAAGTCTGTAAGAACCTGAGATTTCGCTGTGGTTATGTTCTTGTAAGTGATATCAAGCTCACCGAGTTTGATAGCCCACTTCGTTAGTCTTCCGGACCTGTTTGTATTTTGAAGTATTGTTCGGAGGGGCTGGTCGGTTAATACTTCCACCGAATGTGACTGAAAGTAAGGGCGAAGCTTTCTCGCTGCTTCGACGACCGCCAGTGCCATCTTCTCCAGAGTTGGGTATCGCGTTTCTGGTCCGGTCATGCACCTGCTTGTATAGAAGATTGGATTTTGCTCACCACGGTCCTCTTTTATTAGAACGCTGCTGACTGCTGCTTGTGACACTGCGACGTAAAGAGATAGAACGTCGCCGATATCTGGCTTGAAGAGAACGGGTGGTGTTGTCAGATAATGCTTGAGTTGGGTAAATGCCTCCTCGCATTTCTCATCCCANNNNNNNNNNNNNNNNNNNNNNNNNNNNNNNNNNNNNNNNNNNNNNNNNNNNNNNNNNNNNNNNNNNNNNNNNNNNNNNNNNNNNNNNNNNNNNNNNNNNNNNNNNNNNNNNNNNNNNNNNNNNNNNNNNNNNNNNNNGATTCCCCGCTGCGTGACTATGTATCCAAGGAACTCGCCTGAGGAAACCCCGAACGTGCACTTTGCTGGGTTCAGTTTCATGCCGTATTTGTTGAGTTTCGAAGCAATCTTGCAAGTGACAAAGGTGATCAGCGGCGTGTAGCGACTTGACAAGCATATCATCGATGTATACTTCCATGGTGATGCCCAGCTTGTCTGCGAACATTTTGTTCACAAGCCGTTGATAGGTTGCTCCTGCGTTCTTCAAACCGAACGGCATAACCTTATAGCAGTAGGTTCCTCTATCCGTGATAAATGCCGTTTTTTCGCGATCGTCGGGGTGCATCATGATTTGGTTGTACCCAGAGAAAGCGTCCATGAATGTGAGCATCTCGTTTCCAGCCGTGGACTCGACTAAACGGTCGATGTTGGGAAGAGGATAGCTGTCCTTTGGGCAGGCTTTATTTAAGTCTGTGAAGTCGATGCAGACGGGCCACTTCCCGTTCTTCTTTTTGACGACTACTGGATTTGTTAACCACTCAGGGTAGCGCACCTCAGCAATTGAGCCAGCGCCGAGCAACCGGTCGACCTCTTCGTTTACAGCCTTTGACCTATCGGGACCGAGCTTGCGTCTCTTCTGTTTGATAGGCTTGACTGTCAGATCGACGTTTAGTTCGTGAGTTGTTATGGCCGGATCAATTCCTTTCATGTCTGACATGGACCACGCGAATGAGGACACATTCGCCTTGAGAAAGTTGAGAACTGGCCGCTGCATGTCTTCAGACAGATACACACCAATCCTTGCGGTCCGGCTTGGATCGGTATCGTCAATAGGTAACTCGAGAACTTCGTCTTCCTGGGAGCAGGCTTTATAGGTTGGAGGCTTGTGTGGTTTTTCTTGTGAGCCCATCTTTGTGAAGCTCGTTTCTGCTTTCAGATTGTCCAAGCCCACTCCTTCAGCTACTGTTTCAGATCTAGTCTATTTGTTCTTTCACTCGGGAAAAACGAACTACGAATGGCTTGATCCTCAACCGAGGTACATAGGCAGCCTTAACCGGTCCAGCTGTAACAAAACCAAAGTCAAAATCTTGTTCTTTGTTTCGACTCCGATCGAGTAAATACCGATTGTCGAACCCAACTGCTCTCGTACCTCCAGCAGGAGGTACGCGGACACTCACGTTCCATCTCCTAGCTATGTCCTGATCAGACACTTAGCCTAAGGACCCAATGGTCGCAGGTCACCTATGCCCAAAGAGCATTCACCGACCAAACGGAGTGAATCTTTAACCTTTTCTCGACTAAAGGCGTAACGGATTAGCTACCCATTTACTCGATAGTCTTTGAGAAAACGGACAAAAGAACCTTCTAATCTTAGATTCAGCTTCTTGTTTTCAAAGTAGAAAAATGCATCTAGACGTTATCTCAATCGAAACACGACAAGAACTGAACATAGTTCCTTAGCGGGTTGTGTCGCTATCTATTTGCAAAAGCCAAAAGCCAAAGGTGAAGAATCTATTGTTTCTAGTCGAACATATCGCGAGACTCTAAAGATAACTGAAATTTACTTAGACAAGTTGCAAATACAGATAATGAACACAACAACCCGTAAAATCTAAAAGTCTGCTTGAAAACAGTGACTTACATATAAAATAAAAATACGTCCAGTGATACAACAACAGGGTCTATCAAGACCACAAACCCAAAAAAGAAAGCCAAAAAAATACAAAAGAGACACAAGCAAAGCGTCAAGGCGCAGAATCTTGACCGACCTCCTCTGGCATCCCAAGAGCAGAAGGACCGACTGGGTCTTCAGTAGCGGCAGCAGTCGGGTCTTCCTCGATAGGCTGTGACGGTGACGTCTCCTTGACTCTATCGTCTTCCTCTTCTCTGTCTTCTCGTCCTTCAGAAGAAGAATCCGAGACGAGGACAGGATCCTCGATGCCCACGTTCTCGGTCTCTTCCTCTCGAACCGGAGTGTTGCCTATCCCAAAGTTGTCCTTTCCGGGGACCTCCTCCAGGTTCTTGTTCTCTGGATGCTCTCCAAGGTCCCCTCCTTCCGGAACCTCAACGTGCTCAGCGGGGACCGACGTCACATCAACCAATGGCTCTTCTGTTGGCTCCCCGGTAATCTCGAGCGAGGTAATAATCTGAGAAGCCGTCTCCGGTCTGATCAAATTTACGTTCAAACCATAAGGATCAAACGACCCTCTAAACCTGTACTCGACGAAGCGAGAAGGGAGTCCCAGCGGAGAAAGAGTGAGGTCGCTATCAGATAGCGGACCAACACAAAGTTTTGTAGCCTCCGCCTCGTAGATTTTCTCCTGCTCAGCGAAGATGTCGATCATCTCTTGCGGGATCTCCGTCCCGCTTGCCCTTATCATCTTGAGGCACTTCTTCGTTCCCGAAGCCTCCGTACAGGTTCTTCGCTTTCCCAAGGGCCTCCAAGCGAGTAAAGTGGTCGCGCACGCGAACAAAGCAGTGATTGGCCTTATCAATCATGGCGGCTTCGACTCTTTCTCTCTCACGAGTAACCTCCAAACTCCGAGAGGCCCTCAAGCGCTGCCTTTCTCTGATCAACTTCTCTACCGCAGCATCCCTCTCTTCGAGTAGCTCGGCCTTCTCCTTCTCTAGGTTAATGGTCGCTTGCTCCAGATGAGTGTTCTCTCGGGTAAGCTCTTTCCTCGCCGCTCCGGCAGATTTGAGCTTACCCTCCAGCTCTTCGAACTTCACTCGAAGAATGTCTTTCTCCTTCGCAGCCCTCTCATTAGCCTTCTTATGCTCCTCTCTTACTCTCTCGATGGCCTTCAACCTCGACTGGGCAAGCTTCTCCGAAGACCCCAACTGGATCACTGCTTCAGAGCACTGTCATACTTCTCAACGAGTAAGTTCATGCTCCCGTCACTCTGCAGAACGACAAACACAGATCACGTGAGATGGATGAGCCCGATAAATCAAAGAAGGAAATAAAAGGAGAAAGCTAACCGCAGTTACCCGTGCTCTAGAGGAAGCAGCATCGATGTACTCGCTCTTGAAGTAAAGGTCTTCCAACTGCAGCATCTCCTTCGTCCCACCGTGAACCTAAGAGGATTAAGGATTAGGGGAGTTGTCTGATCGTAGGAAAACTCGGCGCGATCAGGGAACTCGATCCTCCCCCTCTTCACGATAGAACCTTCAGAACGAGAGCTTTTTCTCGCAGACGGATCAGGAGCAGACCTCTCGCTCGTAACAGGATCACTCCCTTGCGTTGAGACCTTTCTCTTCTCTGGAGGGGTTTCAGGAGAAACGCCATCTCTCGTGACGACTTCGACTAGGGCCGCCTCCACATCAGAAGGACGCGGCTCTGCTTTGATGGACCTCTTCTTCTTTCTGGGACAATCCTCAGACACCCCCTCGGACGGGTTTATCTCGACAGGATCCTCTGCAGCGCCGCGGCGCTTCTCCGTGATCAACAGAGGAAGTAACCTCTTTTTAAGGCCTCTTCCTTCCTCTTTTTCTCTTCCTTGCCTCCAAATCCTCAGAGGTTTCGTCGAGAGAAGCGATCTCTTCAAGAGGAAGCTCTTCGGTTGCTCTCCTCTTGGATTTCCTACTCTTTTTCTTCTTCTTTTTGGGACTCGAGGTAGGAGGCTCCGTCCCAATGCCCTCGTCAACTAAATCGGGTGCTCCTTCCTTGGAAGCCCGGTCACCGTCAGAGCTGGTCGACGCTTGCACGTTAGCGGGAGTTGACTTCTTCGAAAGCAATTGCAGTTTCCCCTTCAATAACGCGCTCAGATCAGGAACTCCGTCCATTTTTCTAGCTTCGTCTAGTAGCTTCTGCTGTTTTTGAGTAAAAAGGGACAGGCGTCGTTACGGGGCCCGAGTACAACGGGAAGTCTCGACTCCCAATCAACTGCAAAAGAGAGAGGAGGAGACTAAATGGTCAACAAAAACATAGGGACGGCGCAGATAAGTTGTTGATAAAAAACTTCTCGGTGAAAGACCAACGAACTCACCTCTGGCAATCTGAGCTTCTTGGCGGCTTATCAACTCTCGACTAAGATCGGGCCAACGGAGATGGCTGTGAGCCGCGATTGCCCGGGCACTCTCGAAGAATTTCTCCGGGTATGCGATCGTATTAGGATGGCGAACTACAACAACAAGAAACACGCGATTAAGAATACCCGAATAGGACATGACAACAACAAAAAATATCTACCGAGCGTTTTGTTCCATAGCACGCGATAGTCGTCCCCAGGAGGTTCCGAGAAGGCATGCTCGTCGGACTTGATATAAAAATATGAGTGATGCCAGTCTTTCGTCTTGTTCGGATGCCCAGCCAAGACGTTGTAGCTCGAACGCATCTCCACTGAGAATATCCCATGCGGCTCCGCCTTCGTGAAAGTTAACTCTTTGAACACTCTCACGCTCATTGAGACGTTTATATCCGCTGCCATCACCATCAGCATAACCGCAATGCACAGCGACCCATTAAGCAACTGACAGATTGTAATGTCTCGACGAAATGCGTAAGACGTGATCTGTCGGGGAATCGGAAACCAGAGTTTCATATGGTCTCCAAAATAGGATTCGTAGACACACCGGTAGCCAATTGGAGGCGACCAAGGACGTTGCCCCTTTGAAGGAATAATGTATGTAACGGCGGCGCCTCTACTTCGCCTCAACAAATCCCGCACCGTCTTGTGAAAGGAGCAAGAATCGAAGACATTCCCCCATGACTGAGCTTGCGGGTCACGAAGTAATTCAGGCGGGAGTGGAGAGAGTTCCTCGAAGATCCCGCCAGGATGATAGATCGTGGGACGGCAGTCTACCTGGTCGAAAGGAATCCCCTGACGAGCTCGTCTCTAATGTCTCGAGGTTTGGCTGGACGCGTCAGAACCACTACCGCTCACGTCGCAGCTCCCGACTTCAACGCGATCCACGCCTTCATCACGAATCATCCTATGAGCATCAGCGACCAAAGGACGTTGAGATAGGGTCATGTTTTCTATATCTCGGAGAGCATCGCGATGAATCAAGTCGAAGCCGTCCAGTGGGCTGTCAGTTGCAGACGCATCTCTGGTCGGACTTGGAGAATCCGCGATTCCCTTCCCTTTTTCTTCTCGATACAGTTGACATTCTAGAGGCATGTTCCTTAATGTAGGGGACGACTACAACCGCCGAAGGATACTAACGAGTCTATGCAAGAGAAAACCTATCTAGAGAGAGAAAGTAAATGTAGAAAGAAGGGAGAGAAAACGGATACCTGAATCTGCAGAGAAGAATGACGGAAGCGAAGGAGAGAGGTCTATTTATAGCAAAAACGAAGGCACGTTTTTCGAGTGCAATCATTAGGTCTATGAAGGCCTAAATGGGCCTCAAAGGCCGCCTGAATATCCAGGAACTTACTCGCGACGGTCCAACTTCTCGCTGGAACCGGTTTTCGATCAAGAACTCAGACCGGAATCAATTCCCTATCTCTATTTAAACTGGTCTCCAGTTAACCAACAAAACCGATCCCCGTCTTTTCACCCAAAATAATCTGTCACCCGAGTAAACTGTATCTCATTGTAAATACTGAGAGGCGAAAGCACGCGTCGACGACTAAACGCTACTCGGAGCGACTAAAAATACACGCTGACGACTAAAACGGGAAGTATTACCCCTTGCATCAGAGCATGCTATCCGAATGAACCTGGCCCACAAATTCACTAAGACTGCCACGCCGTTCACAAGTGAACTGGGGGGACTTATTGTAGGAGATGGATTACATCCCTCCGCAAGGCCCATCGAATAACATGCCCTAATCCAGTGAGTCGGATTTGTCCGGTCGGCTCGGCAGCTAAACACGAGAACTCGACTTTAGAGTACTTTTAGCCGGTCGACCAAGCCGACCAAAAGTACCCGGCTTTAAGGAAATTCTGCCCGGGCCCGTGTACGCGGCCTTTCGCATCAAAGCCCAAAGAAGCACGAACTTAGGGCATCAAGGGCAGAAGACCTATAAAAAGGGGAGAGGAAGCAACAAGAAAGGGGGAGGGATCATTGGACAGACCAAGCGGCTAGATCTAGGGTTTTAGGCGATCTCTTTGATCTTGTTGCTCTTTCACTTTCCGGTCACTCTTGGAACCCTTCAGTTCAAATCTAATAAAACGTCTTTAGTCATCTCATTTTTGACTTCTTTGATTCTAGTCGACTGAATCTCGTTCAAACAACGATGGATTTAGTAGTTGAAACAAAACCAAAAGAATATGGGACAAGATTTTTCCGATAATTTGATACTGAAATCACATATTTTTACTATATTTTTACTTCCGATTTAGTTAGAATGTTACAATATACATTATTCATTTGTTTATACTTTGGTGTATAATATAAGGCCATTAAGTAGTGATTAAACCAAACGTAAAAATGCATTAATGTCGTTTGTCAGCTTTTCCCTATTTATAAAGCGTTGTGTTACAATCATATGACGGATCTATTAGCAAAACAAGCTTGCTTACATGTACTAAACTGAAGTTTCGATATGAGATTAAAAGCGTTGCGACATCCCACAAAAAAAAAAAGATGTTCCTCTAGCCTTATGTACATTGTTCCAATAATAATGGTTCTTTATGTTCACAAGCTTAGTGTGAACTTACCAAATTCTATATAGGTAAGATATATAGATATAAAATAGTGGATGTTATCAAAATCTGTTACATTGCATCTTTAAAAATGCTCACGCTACGCAACATCAACCTGTCGTGTCAAAGTAACATATATCAATATTTGAAATAAGCTAGTCAACCAAATCATTCACGAAAGCTAGTCAACCAAATCATTAGTATTGTAACATGTAAAGATCGCACACGTTGCTATGCTCAGTAATAATGTATTCACTCGAAGAACAATAAAATTGATATGAAATTTTTCAATCTTAAGTGTTTGTTTTGCAATGTGTCGCACTTGCCTCTCTTCTATGGGCATGTTCGTTTCTCCATCCGGATGAGCCATCTGGATGGAGATGAGAGTTATGTACGTTTAGATACTAAAATTGCAACTCATCCAGATGGATTATCTGGACTACTTTAAAAAATTTAGATTTAATTTTAAAATTCAGCAGGCTGATCCAAATTGAACCATCTGGATGAAGATGGTTCTGTCAGAATGATATAATGTCTATTATACTTTTGATGTAAAATTACAAACCTAAATATAATGTCATTTTGTCACATATGAAAAATGAAAAAACCACAAAAACGCGTTTTCCTGTTAAAACCTAAAACGCATTTCCCTGTTAAAACCTAAAACGCATTTTTCCATCAAAACCATAAAAACTCATTTTTCCGCAAAAATTGCAAGAATACACTTTTCCACCAAAATTGCAAAAACGCGTTTTTTCGCCCAAACCGCAAAACTTTCCCGTCAAATCGTAAAACATGTTTTTCCGCTAGTTTTCCCGCTAAAACTGCAAAATCTCGTTTTCTCGCTAAAACCAAAAATCGTGTTTTCCTGCCAAACCCGAATTTTTTTTGTTTTCTTGCCAAAACCGAAATTGTATTTTCCTGCTAAAACAAAAAAATCTCGTTTTCCGCCAAAACCGAAGTTACAGTCAGTTTATTATTAATACTTCTTTTAGTTTGAAACTTTAAAGTTTTTTTAAATACATGTTTATCAATCTTTTTTTTATTAGAATTTATTATTGTAGTAATTTTTTTAATACAAATCAAAATAAAAAAAAATTAAATTATATGAAATAATTTATGAATGTCAAAATGCTAATTTTAAAATAATTCTAATGTAAATATATTAGACTAAATAATTAAAGGTAATAAATTTAAAATTAATATCAAACATATGATTAAATCAAAAGAAGTGTATTTTAGTAATTTGTTTACCAAACTATTCTGGGTGGAAATGAAAATAAATAAACAAGCACAAGATCCATCTAGATGAATCATCTAGATGAGTTATCTGGATGGACAAACAAACAGTTTTAAACAATCTGAATGAATCATCTTGATAGATCATACAAATTGATCAATCTGGATGGAGATGAGAGATGGTGAAACGAACAGCTCATATCTCGATTTTCCTTTGCAGTTTTCAACATAACAAACACGATGTTGAAGACCTAATTAAACAAAAGAAAAACAATGTTGTAGACTGTAATAAGTTATATTTTAAAACAGTATATTTTAGTAGATGTAAAATTTGTCTTGAAAACTTTTTCACTTCATAGAAGTTTGATTATCTCTTTTGCCTTCTTTTATATATCTAAGTTTACAGATTTGTTTTTAGATATTTTTTTAGCTTATAAATTTGAATCTCATAAGCATACTTCTTTCAGCAGATAAATTTGATGACAAAATCTATAAACATAAGTTCATAAGAAAAATTAATATTTTCGTTTTATTTTATTATATATCTTTGGCAAATCAGTTTAAATAAAGAACCAAGAGAAAAAATTAAAAGACTAAAAGGTGAGGAAAGGGAAGAGAAAGAAAAGGACAGTAATGGGGAAGGCTTATCTTAGAGAAGGTGCATTTTGCCACACCAATCTTTCTTTGTCACTGTTAGTCAACTTCGCACCTCTGTTTCCTCCCTTCAAATTTTCATTTTCATTAAGATTTGACATTGATCATATGTATGTACTTGACATGAACTAGTGCTTTCAATTAAAGAAATTCGTATGGGTATAATTAACACATACATGTATGTATTACAGTTAGATGATAAATACATGAACATGAAAGTGAAATAAATAAAATGTTTTTAATTTCAAAGTTACTACGCATTTTTGCTTCCCGCTGACTTTCGAAATAAAAAGAGGTATCATTACGTTCAAAGCCTAACCTTGTTTTTAGCCTAACCCATTTTACCTGTTTTGGAAAGTTACTTCTTCATCCTGTTCTTAATTTTGGCCTTAAGGTCTTCCTATATCTAGCATAATATCTATGTCGATATATACGTCCACCCATTTATAGATAAGTGTAATTTCATCGAGGTCAAGGATCATTTTTTGTGTGGCTACTATACCATTTAATTATCTGACAAATTGAAAAACAATATTATATGATAAAAATAATTTCTAAGGTAAACGAAAACATAGAAAACAAAAATCGAAATAACAAGTTAAGAGACAACTCTTTCTCTTATCAAAAAAACTCCTATAAAAAAAACTCTTTCTGAGTGTTAGGAAGGGCTTGTTCTCATAGGTTAAATTACATCAAAGTTGAGGTCGGGTAGCACTGGATCCAAAAAAGTGATCATGTGTGATACTAGATGATTTTGTATATAAGTGTGGTTGAATTCCATAGGGTGAAAATCATGTACTCCCAGTTTGTGATTAATATAAAATTGATGTTTAAGCCCAAAAAAAATTGAGAAAATTGCCAAAACGGAACAAAAAACAACATAGTTATCCCTATGATATAAAATCATATTTGT
This genomic interval from Brassica oleracea var. oleracea cultivar TO1000 chromosome C2, BOL, whole genome shotgun sequence contains the following:
- the LOC106323330 gene encoding uncharacterized protein LOC106323330; the protein is MGSQEKPHKPPTYKACSQEDEVLELPIDDTDPSRTARIGVYLSEDMQRPVLNFLKANVSSFAWSMSDMKGIDPAITTHELNVDLTVKPIKQKRRKLGPDRSKAVNEEVDRLLGAGSIAEVRYPEWLTNPVVVKKKNGKWPVCIDFTDLNKACPKDSYPLPNIDRLVESTAGNEMLTFMDAFSGYNQIMMHPDDREKTAFITDRGTYCYKVMPFGLKNAGATYQRLVNKMFADKLGITMEVYIDDMLVKSLHAADHLCHLQDCFETQQIRHETEPSKVHPDIGDVLSLYVAVSQAAVSSVLIKEDRGEQNPIFYTSRCMTGPETRYPTLEKMALAVVEAARKLRPYFQSHSVEVLTDQPLRTILQNTNRSGRLTKWAIKLGELDITYKNITTAKSQVLTDFLIELAPDPNWTLHVYGSSTNRGAGAGVQLQSPTGELIRQSFSFSFPASNNEAEYESLIAGLRLAKAVKAKRLSAYCDSQLVASQFNGDYDARNDRMDAYLKIVHGLAAEFEFFELVKVPSGENVCADAHAALGSKLRDQVKRTIPIHRIEKPSIDISIDQTIVIPQSPKPTRSLPMNSAPTGELSSSTISQRGNFQPRNGQPAD
- the LOC106323331 gene encoding uncharacterized abhydrolase domain-containing protein DDB_G0269086-like gives rise to the protein MDGVPDLSALLKGKLQLLSKKSTPANVQASTSSDGDRASKEGAPDLVDEGIGTEPPTSSPKKKKKKSRKSKRRATEELPLEEIASLDETSEDLERRGAAEDPVEINPSEGVSEDCPRKKKRSIKAEPRPSDVEAALVEVVTRDGVSPETPPEKRKVSTQGSDPVTSERSAPDPSARKSSRSEGSIVHGGTKEMLQLEDLYFKSEYIDAASSRARCSEAVIQLGSSEKLAQSRLKAIERVREEHKKANERAAKEKDILRVKFEELEGKLKSAGAARKELTRENTHLEQATINLEKEKAELLEERDAAVEKLIRERQRLRASRSLEVTRERERVEAAMIDKANHCFVRVRDHFTRLEALGKAKNLYGGFGNEEEKIYEAEATKLCVGPLSDSDLTLSPLGLPSRFVEYRFRGSFDPYGLNVNLIRPETASQIITSLEITGEPTEEPLVDVTSVPAEHVEVPEGGDLGEHPENKNLEEVPGKDNFGIGNTPVREEETENVGIEDPVLVSDSSSEGREDREEEDDRVKETSPSQPIEEDPTAAATEDPVGPSALGMPEEVGQDSAP